A portion of the Burkholderia pseudomultivorans genome contains these proteins:
- a CDS encoding porin, translated as MKKQALRAALTSGVAMAVAVPALAQSSVTLYGIVDNGIGYQNNSTTVGSTTGGKSIVKMNQGVWAGSRFGLKGAEDLGGGTKAIFTLESGFNSATGGAQYTDAMFGRQAWVGLTNATYGTLTAGRQYASYYQTMSPFSPTTWITGYYGAHPGDVDGLDTIYRANNTIEYTSPKWYGVTLSGSYSLGGVAGSTNAGSTWATGIQYAAGPLGVGVAFERINNSNTAGGTWGANSTTSNSGSQIGVSAVTNGYQTAKAQQRFAVGLSYRFSDAWDATATYTNTEYIPGAASKFFNTAIFNTAGAVLHWKPSAVWDFGAGYAYTRATESNGITDSAQYHQFNLSQYYSLSKRTGLYLLEAYQHAKGKTLGTSGAGSIVNATATLGDGMNTTPSSTGNQLAVGAGIIHRF; from the coding sequence ATGAAGAAGCAGGCATTACGCGCGGCGCTGACCTCGGGCGTTGCGATGGCGGTCGCCGTACCGGCGCTCGCGCAGAGCAGCGTCACGCTGTACGGGATCGTCGACAACGGCATCGGCTACCAGAACAACTCGACGACGGTCGGCTCGACGACGGGCGGCAAGTCGATCGTCAAGATGAACCAGGGCGTGTGGGCGGGCAGCCGCTTCGGGCTGAAGGGTGCGGAGGATCTCGGCGGCGGCACGAAGGCGATCTTCACGCTCGAATCGGGCTTCAACTCGGCCACGGGCGGCGCGCAGTATACGGATGCGATGTTCGGGCGGCAGGCGTGGGTCGGCTTGACGAACGCAACCTACGGCACGCTCACTGCGGGCCGGCAATATGCGTCGTACTACCAGACGATGTCGCCGTTCAGTCCGACCACCTGGATCACCGGCTACTACGGCGCCCATCCGGGCGACGTCGACGGGCTCGACACGATCTACCGCGCGAACAACACGATCGAGTACACGTCGCCGAAGTGGTACGGCGTGACGCTGAGCGGGTCGTACTCGCTCGGCGGCGTCGCGGGCAGCACGAACGCGGGCTCGACCTGGGCGACCGGCATCCAGTACGCGGCCGGCCCGCTCGGCGTCGGCGTCGCGTTCGAGCGCATCAACAACTCGAATACCGCGGGCGGCACGTGGGGCGCGAATTCGACGACGTCGAACAGCGGCTCGCAGATCGGCGTCTCGGCGGTCACGAACGGCTACCAGACCGCAAAGGCGCAGCAGCGCTTCGCGGTCGGCCTCAGCTACCGGTTCAGCGACGCGTGGGACGCGACGGCCACGTACACCAACACCGAGTACATCCCGGGCGCCGCATCGAAGTTCTTCAATACGGCGATCTTCAACACGGCCGGCGCGGTGCTGCACTGGAAGCCGTCGGCGGTGTGGGATTTCGGTGCGGGCTATGCGTATACGCGCGCGACGGAATCGAACGGCATCACCGACAGCGCGCAATATCACCAGTTCAACCTGTCGCAGTACTACTCGCTGTCGAAGCGCACCGGGCTGTACCTGCTCGAAGCGTATCAGCACGCGAAGGGCAAGACGCTCGGCACGAGCGGCGCCGGCAGCATCGTCAATGCGACCGCGACGCTCGGCGACGGGATGAACACCACGCCGTCGTCGACCGGCAACCAGTTGGCGGTCGGTGCGGGGATCATTCACCGGTTCTGA
- a CDS encoding porin, with protein MKILPRTLLIAGCGVSLVSLAHAQSTALTLWGQVDSGITYISNKRGGASWGTASGIGSPTRWGLRGNEDLGGGYRAVFALESGFNVNTGALIKTNTLFDRQAYVGLDGPLGTLTLGRQSDLMDDVAIRYSNAFWNRSLYSFHAGNLDSLTNGYQIENAVKYRSPDWYGVRVGALYGFAGSDASGHSAGAYATYDRGPLSAGVTYMTTKRRVLDLYNYFGWTHFLGQTLSAQQTFQSNEVDNLGIGLTYRIVQPWTVNLLYTRTDIKGARSATHMQNIDAGTLYQFTAAEAVTLDYTYSRMDGMHWNTLEAGNLYSLSKRTQVQATLTWQLASGNGATAATYPNGPSSGRSQLLAHVGITHSF; from the coding sequence ATGAAAATCCTGCCTCGCACGCTCCTGATCGCCGGCTGCGGCGTCTCGCTGGTTTCGCTCGCCCATGCGCAAAGCACCGCGTTGACGCTATGGGGGCAGGTCGATTCCGGCATCACGTACATCAGCAACAAGCGCGGCGGTGCGTCGTGGGGCACTGCCTCGGGCATCGGTTCGCCGACGCGCTGGGGATTGCGCGGCAACGAGGATCTCGGCGGCGGCTATCGCGCGGTGTTCGCGCTCGAGAGCGGCTTCAACGTCAATACGGGCGCACTGATCAAGACCAATACGCTGTTCGACCGGCAGGCCTACGTCGGCCTCGACGGGCCGCTCGGCACGCTGACGCTCGGCCGCCAGTCCGACCTGATGGACGACGTCGCGATCCGCTATTCGAATGCGTTCTGGAATCGGAGCCTCTACTCGTTCCATGCGGGCAACCTCGACAGCCTGACCAACGGCTACCAGATCGAGAACGCCGTCAAATACCGCAGCCCGGACTGGTACGGCGTGCGGGTCGGCGCGCTATACGGCTTTGCCGGCTCGGATGCGAGCGGGCACAGCGCGGGCGCGTACGCGACCTACGATCGCGGCCCGCTGTCGGCCGGCGTCACCTACATGACGACCAAGCGCCGCGTGCTCGATCTCTACAACTACTTCGGCTGGACGCACTTTCTCGGCCAGACGCTGTCGGCGCAGCAGACCTTCCAGTCCAACGAGGTCGACAACCTCGGCATCGGGCTCACGTACCGGATCGTGCAGCCGTGGACGGTCAACCTGCTGTACACGCGCACCGACATCAAGGGCGCGCGGTCGGCCACGCACATGCAGAACATCGATGCGGGCACGCTCTACCAGTTCACGGCGGCCGAGGCCGTCACGCTCGACTACACGTATTCGCGCATGGACGGCATGCACTGGAATACGCTCGAAGCCGGCAACCTGTATTCGCTGTCGAAGCGTACGCAGGTGCAGGCAACGCTGACGTGGCAGCTCGCGTCGGGCAACGGCGCGACGGCGGCGACCTATCCGAACGGGCCGTCGTCGGGCCGGTCGCAGTTGCTTGCGCATGTGGGGATCACGCATTCGTTCTGA
- a CDS encoding MFS transporter: MPDTPARKPTRIRFLMLFLVFVGTVVNYVDRANLSVAAPLLKHEFGLDPVAIGVLFSAYSWTYVLANLPGGWVVDRFGSRAMYALALLIWSSFTFLQGFAGRFATLFGLRLGVGVAEAPTFPINNRVVSIWFAQRERGSATSVYLVGQYIGMAALTPALFWIAGTFGWRAIFFATGLVGIVWAGIWYLLYRDPEQCRWVNQAELDHIRRGGAVVETGKPARGEPFPWRKLAIVFSNRQIVAICAGKFASLSSLYFFLTWFPSYLISERHMTVLKAGGVASVPFVAASIGVLAGGALSDWLLRRGASVGTARKTPIITGLLLVPTMTLTVLTDTNWIVIAIMSFAFFAQGVASASWSLIGDIAPRSMLGVTGGAVNFVGNLSGIVTPIAIGFIVRETGSFGWALGLISVFAVIGALCYTFLLGEVKRIDLDPPESGGRSPEPLKSTVQD; this comes from the coding sequence ATGCCTGACACCCCCGCCCGGAAACCCACGCGCATCCGCTTCCTGATGCTGTTTCTCGTGTTCGTCGGCACGGTGGTCAACTATGTCGACCGCGCGAACCTGTCGGTGGCCGCGCCGCTGCTCAAGCACGAGTTCGGACTCGACCCGGTGGCGATCGGCGTGCTGTTCTCCGCGTATTCGTGGACCTACGTGCTGGCGAACCTGCCCGGCGGCTGGGTCGTCGACCGCTTCGGCTCGCGCGCGATGTATGCGCTGGCGCTGCTGATCTGGTCGAGCTTCACGTTCCTGCAGGGCTTCGCCGGCCGCTTCGCGACGCTGTTCGGGCTGCGGCTCGGCGTCGGCGTCGCCGAGGCGCCGACCTTCCCGATCAACAACCGCGTCGTGTCGATCTGGTTCGCGCAACGCGAACGCGGCAGCGCGACCAGCGTGTATCTGGTGGGGCAGTACATCGGCATGGCGGCGTTGACGCCGGCGCTGTTCTGGATCGCCGGCACCTTCGGCTGGCGCGCGATCTTCTTCGCGACGGGCCTCGTCGGCATCGTGTGGGCCGGCATCTGGTATCTGCTGTATCGCGATCCCGAGCAATGCCGATGGGTGAACCAGGCCGAGCTCGATCACATCCGGCGCGGGGGCGCCGTCGTCGAAACCGGCAAGCCCGCGCGCGGCGAGCCGTTCCCGTGGCGCAAGCTCGCGATCGTGTTCAGCAACCGGCAGATCGTCGCGATCTGCGCGGGCAAGTTCGCGTCGCTGTCGTCGCTGTACTTTTTCCTGACCTGGTTCCCGAGCTACCTGATCAGCGAGCGGCACATGACGGTGCTGAAGGCGGGCGGCGTCGCATCGGTGCCGTTCGTCGCCGCGTCGATCGGCGTGCTCGCGGGCGGCGCGTTGTCGGACTGGCTGCTGCGGCGCGGCGCGAGCGTCGGCACGGCGCGCAAGACGCCGATCATCACCGGCCTGCTGCTGGTGCCGACGATGACGCTGACGGTGCTGACCGACACGAACTGGATCGTGATCGCGATCATGTCGTTCGCGTTTTTCGCGCAGGGCGTCGCGTCCGCGTCGTGGTCGCTGATCGGCGATATCGCGCCGCGCAGCATGCTCGGCGTCACCGGCGGTGCGGTCAACTTCGTCGGCAACCTGTCTGGTATCGTTACGCCCATCGCCATCGGCTTCATCGTTCGCGAGACGGGTTCGTTCGGTTGGGCGCTCGGGTTGATCAGCGTGTTCGCGGTGATCGGCGCGCTGTGCTACACGTTCCTGCTCGGCGAGGTCAAACGCATCGACCTCGATCCGCCCGAAAGCGGCGGCCGCTCGCCCGAGCCGCTGAAGTCGACCGTGCAAGACTGA
- a CDS encoding IclR family transcriptional regulator translates to MNPDTPDTTGTLSDDETYLVPALERGLRVLELFNAREPVLTPNLIAQRLGLPRTTALRLVQTLHTLGYLERANRDRDYRLGARVMKLGFDYLSSLALTDIGTPVIERLRDETGFASHLVVRDGRDVVFVAKAWTHDSVMSAIKVNIGTRIPAHASVHGHVLLGDLDRAELEALFPEPMLPTYTPHTPRTAAEVHARAQKYAAEGYALSESSFEPGISVISAPVRDGSGLIVAAVTLTVARPFLEKSMLDQGLVGKVLKAAGELSERLNYHAPDPAAAHD, encoded by the coding sequence ATGAATCCAGATACGCCCGATACGACCGGCACGCTTTCCGACGACGAGACTTACCTGGTGCCCGCGCTGGAGCGCGGCCTCAGGGTGCTCGAACTGTTCAATGCGCGCGAGCCGGTGCTCACGCCCAACCTGATCGCGCAGCGGCTCGGCCTGCCGCGCACGACCGCGCTGCGTCTCGTGCAGACGCTGCACACGCTCGGCTACCTCGAACGGGCCAATCGCGACCGCGACTACCGGCTCGGCGCGCGCGTGATGAAGCTCGGCTTCGACTACCTGAGTTCGCTCGCGCTGACCGATATCGGCACGCCGGTGATCGAGCGGCTGCGCGACGAGACCGGTTTCGCGAGTCACCTGGTCGTACGCGACGGGCGCGACGTCGTGTTCGTCGCGAAGGCATGGACGCACGATTCCGTGATGAGCGCGATCAAGGTCAATATCGGCACGCGGATTCCCGCGCACGCGTCGGTGCACGGCCATGTGCTGCTCGGCGATCTCGATCGTGCGGAGCTCGAAGCGCTGTTTCCCGAACCGATGCTGCCGACCTATACGCCGCATACGCCGCGCACGGCCGCCGAAGTCCATGCGCGTGCGCAGAAATATGCGGCGGAAGGCTACGCGCTGAGCGAGTCGTCGTTCGAGCCCGGCATCTCGGTGATCAGTGCGCCCGTGCGCGACGGCAGCGGGTTGATCGTCGCCGCGGTCACGCTGACGGTCGCGCGGCCGTTCCTCGAGAAGTCGATGCTCGACCAGGGGCTCGTCGGCAAGGTGCTGAAGGCGGCCGGCGAACTGTCCGAGCGGCTGAACTACCACGCGCCCGATCCGGCGGCCGCGCACGACTGA
- a CDS encoding amidase family protein, with translation MPTDTIDMRDALGIARAVRAGRLSAVAVAQHALDDIAARHAQFNAISTCFDTRALEAAAHIDACVRAGREVGPLAGVPFAVKSNFDVAGYTTVAGSPTRLREPAARRDAAMVARLVQAGAVPVAATHMDEFACGATGVNPHFGAVRLPADTARMTGGSSSGSAAAVAAGHVSLALGSDTNGSIRAPAALCGVWGIKPTHGRLSMDGCVPYATSLDVAGGFAANLDDLCALYDALSCANGGDISTGHAPLRVCVLTGEFERRADAQVRRAVERAAARFAQQDHVQAEPMDESVLEPIRASARIVSNFEVARRHRALLDADASLVSAHLRERIRLGLDIADAAYVDALAHRAEWQARLAALFERFDILIAPATPYVAPRFSDATVDVNGEALDPKATLGMFTQPISFAGLPVVSAPCHAAGELPAGVQLIGRPGDERRCLDAGRRLVGPG, from the coding sequence ATGCCGACCGATACGATCGACATGCGCGACGCGCTCGGTATCGCGCGCGCGGTCCGGGCGGGCCGGCTGAGCGCCGTCGCAGTCGCGCAGCACGCGCTCGACGACATCGCCGCGCGCCATGCGCAGTTCAACGCGATCAGCACGTGCTTCGATACGCGTGCGCTCGAGGCGGCAGCGCACATCGACGCGTGCGTGCGCGCCGGCCGCGAGGTCGGGCCGCTCGCGGGCGTGCCGTTCGCCGTGAAGAGCAATTTCGACGTCGCGGGCTACACGACTGTCGCCGGTTCGCCGACCCGGCTTCGCGAGCCTGCGGCGCGCCGCGACGCGGCGATGGTCGCCCGCCTCGTGCAGGCCGGCGCGGTGCCGGTCGCGGCGACGCACATGGACGAGTTCGCGTGCGGCGCAACCGGCGTGAATCCGCATTTCGGCGCGGTGCGCCTGCCGGCCGATACCGCGCGCATGACCGGCGGCTCGTCGAGCGGATCGGCGGCCGCGGTGGCCGCCGGCCACGTATCGCTCGCGCTCGGCAGCGACACGAACGGCTCGATTCGCGCGCCGGCTGCACTGTGCGGCGTATGGGGCATCAAGCCGACGCATGGCCGGCTGTCGATGGACGGCTGCGTGCCGTATGCGACCTCGCTCGACGTGGCCGGCGGGTTCGCGGCGAACCTCGACGATCTTTGTGCGCTTTACGACGCGTTGTCGTGTGCGAACGGCGGCGACATATCCACCGGCCACGCGCCGCTGCGCGTCTGCGTGCTGACCGGGGAATTCGAACGCCGTGCCGATGCGCAGGTGCGTCGCGCGGTCGAGCGGGCGGCCGCGCGCTTCGCGCAACAAGACCACGTACAAGCCGAGCCGATGGACGAGTCGGTGCTCGAGCCGATACGGGCAAGCGCGCGCATCGTGTCGAACTTCGAGGTCGCGCGCCGTCATCGCGCGCTGCTCGATGCCGACGCGTCGCTCGTGTCCGCGCATCTGCGCGAGCGCATTCGCCTCGGGCTCGACATCGCCGACGCCGCGTACGTCGATGCGCTCGCGCATCGCGCCGAGTGGCAGGCGCGCCTCGCGGCGCTGTTCGAACGCTTCGATATCCTGATTGCGCCGGCGACGCCGTACGTCGCGCCGCGCTTCTCGGACGCAACGGTTGACGTCAATGGCGAGGCGCTCGATCCGAAGGCGACGCTCGGCATGTTCACCCAACCGATATCGTTCGCCGGACTGCCGGTGGTCAGCGCACCGTGCCACGCGGCGGGCGAACTGCCGGCCGGCGTGCAGCTGATCGGCCGGCCGGGCGACGAGCGGCGATGCCTGGACGCCGGGCGGCGACTCGTGGGTCCGGGCTGA
- a CDS encoding polyamine ABC transporter substrate-binding protein — MQIRTLRRALSIAALMSVAGLAAFSGPNAHAAGELNIYNWSDYIAPDTIPNFQKQTGIRVRYDNYDSDDTLQAKLLSGNSGYDIVVPTSNYMAKQIQANVYQPLDKLKLPNLSHLDPLLMKMVADADPGNQYGVPWAYGTDGIGYNAQAVKKALGDKAPVDSWALVFDPANMAKLKNCGVSFLDQAVDVFAATLQYMGKNPNSTNPADYQAAYEVLKKVRPYITQFNSSGYINDLANNDLCVSLGYSGDVGIAHRRAAEAKRPYEIRFANPKEGGLLWFDMMVIPKDAPHRDAALQWINYLQDPRVNAGITNAVFYPTANKAARQYVKPAIAQDPSVYPSDAVLSRMTLLKPMPPEIRRLQNRLWAQLKTGR; from the coding sequence ATGCAAATCCGAACGCTTCGCCGTGCCCTCTCCATCGCCGCCCTGATGTCGGTCGCCGGCCTCGCCGCTTTCAGTGGTCCGAACGCCCATGCGGCCGGCGAGCTGAACATCTACAACTGGTCCGACTACATCGCACCGGACACGATCCCGAACTTCCAGAAGCAGACGGGCATCCGCGTTCGCTACGACAACTACGACAGCGACGACACGCTGCAGGCCAAGCTGCTGTCCGGCAATTCGGGCTACGACATCGTCGTGCCGACGTCGAACTACATGGCCAAGCAGATCCAGGCGAACGTCTACCAGCCGCTCGACAAGTTGAAGCTGCCGAACCTGTCGCATCTCGATCCGCTGCTGATGAAGATGGTCGCCGACGCCGATCCGGGCAACCAGTACGGCGTGCCGTGGGCCTATGGCACCGACGGCATCGGCTACAACGCGCAGGCCGTGAAGAAGGCGCTCGGCGACAAGGCGCCCGTCGACAGCTGGGCGCTGGTGTTCGACCCGGCCAACATGGCGAAGCTGAAGAACTGCGGCGTGTCGTTCCTCGACCAGGCCGTCGACGTGTTCGCCGCGACGCTGCAATACATGGGCAAGAACCCGAACAGCACGAATCCGGCCGACTACCAGGCCGCATACGAGGTGCTGAAGAAAGTCCGCCCGTACATCACGCAGTTCAACTCGTCGGGCTATATCAACGATCTCGCGAACAACGACCTGTGCGTGTCGCTGGGCTACTCGGGCGACGTCGGCATCGCGCACCGCCGCGCGGCGGAAGCGAAGCGCCCGTACGAGATCCGCTTCGCGAATCCGAAGGAAGGCGGGCTGCTGTGGTTCGACATGATGGTGATCCCGAAGGACGCACCGCATCGCGATGCCGCGCTGCAGTGGATCAACTATCTGCAGGACCCGAGGGTCAACGCGGGCATCACCAATGCGGTGTTCTATCCGACCGCGAACAAAGCCGCGCGCCAGTACGTGAAGCCCGCGATCGCGCAGGATCCGTCGGTGTATCCGTCCGACGCTGTGCTGAGCCGGATGACGCTGCTCAAGCCGATGCCGCCGGAAATCCGCCGGCTGCAAAACCGGCTGTGGGCGCAGTTGAAGACCGGGCGCTGA